The DNA region GTCCTTGCAGAATACCAAAACGCGGACCTGACGACCGGTACCGTGAGGCAGCACGACAGTGCCACGAACCACTTGGTCGGAATGTTTAGGATCCACACCGAGGTTAAAATGAATTTCGACGGTCTGGTCGAACTTCACCTCGGACTTTTTAAGAATTTCGAGAGCGGAAGTCAGATCGTATGCCTTGTTGCGTTCGATAGCTTCAGCAATCTTCTTGTATTTTTTTCCTCTGAACATGAAGTTTTCCTGTCAGATACGTAACGGTGAATTACCTGCCTCAGTCAACCACTTCAACACCCATGGAGCGGGCAGTGCCTGCAACCATGCGCATAGCGGCTTCGAGGTCGATTGTGTTAAGATCCGGCATCTTCTTCTGAGCGATTTCCTGGATCTGGGCCTTAGTGATCTTTGCAACCTTCTTACGGTTGGGTTCACCAGAGCCACTTTCAATGCCGACAGCCTTCTTAATGAGGGCCGGAACCGGCGAAACCTTCGTGATGAAGGTAAAGCTCTTATCAGCATAGACAGTGATAACCACGGGAATGATCATTCCCTTGGCGTCCTGAGTCTTTGCATTGAACTGCTTACAGAATTCCATGATGTTCACACCCTTCTGACCAAGGGCGGGACCTACGGGAGGAGCCGGATTAGCTGCACCACCGGGAATCTGGAGCTTAATATAACCTGTGATTTTCTTTGCCACTGTATTATCTCCGTGTCAAAAACCGTAACATTAAACGTTGTCGGACTCAACCTGGTTAAAGGCAAGTTCAACAGGCGTAGAGCGACCGAATACGGTAACCATGACCTTGATCTTGGAATCCATAATCTCGTCTACGACGCCCACAAAGTCCTTGAAGGGACCTTCCTTGATGCGGACATTTTCGCCAATTGTGTACGGAATTTGGATCTCACCTTCTGCAGAATTACTAGGATCAACTCCAAGAAGGCGATCGACCTCGCTCTGTGTTAAAGGAATGGCCACACGCTTAGTCTGGGTCATTCCAAGGAAATGGGTGACGCCATTAATGTTCATCACCAAATGCTGGGTGAGCTCGTCCAGCACCATTTCAATGATTACGTACGTCGGCATGGTGTTCAGTGTAGATACGCGACGACGACCGCGAACGGTAGAAACCACTTCGCGAGTCGGCACGATAATCTGACCGAACCTGTCTTGAACGCCTTCGCGTTCAATCATCTGCTCGATACGTTTTTTAATGTTGTTTTCTTGACCGGAAAAGGTGTGGATTGCATACCAACGCATCATAATGATTAACCTCTTCCCATAATCTTTTCAACAACCCAAGAGAGACCAACGTCTAAGCCAGCAATATAGCATCCCATGATAACGCTGAAAAGAATTACCACGAGAGTAGAACCCTTGAGTTCTTCCCAAGTAGGCCAAGTAACCTGTTTTAATTCTTGGATGGATTCCTTGACATATTGCTTGATCTTACGCATGTTGACTCCGGGAAGTGAGCAGGTCGGGAGGGACTCGAACCCCCAACCAACGGTTTTGGAGACCGTGACTCTACCAATTGAGCTACCGACCTATTCGGACTTCCTTACTTGGATTCCTTGTGAACAGTATGCTTGCGGCAGAAACGGCAGTACTTCTTGTACTCTACGCGAGAGGGGTGAAGACGCTTATTCTTATCGCAATCATAGTTGCGCTGATTGCATTCTGTGCATTCGAGCACGATGAG from Fibrobacter sp. UWEL includes:
- the rplK gene encoding 50S ribosomal protein L11; this encodes MAKKITGYIKLQIPGGAANPAPPVGPALGQKGVNIMEFCKQFNAKTQDAKGMIIPVVITVYADKSFTFITKVSPVPALIKKAVGIESGSGEPNRKKVAKITKAQIQEIAQKKMPDLNTIDLEAAMRMVAGTARSMGVEVVD
- the nusG gene encoding transcription termination/antitermination protein NusG, coding for MMRWYAIHTFSGQENNIKKRIEQMIEREGVQDRFGQIIVPTREVVSTVRGRRRVSTLNTMPTYVIIEMVLDELTQHLVMNINGVTHFLGMTQTKRVAIPLTQSEVDRLLGVDPSNSAEGEIQIPYTIGENVRIKEGPFKDFVGVVDEIMDSKIKVMVTVFGRSTPVELAFNQVESDNV
- the secE gene encoding preprotein translocase subunit SecE, with the protein product MRKIKQYVKESIQELKQVTWPTWEELKGSTLVVILFSVIMGCYIAGLDVGLSWVVEKIMGRG
- the rpmG gene encoding 50S ribosomal protein L33; the encoded protein is MPRELIVLECTECNQRNYDCDKNKRLHPSRVEYKKYCRFCRKHTVHKESK